The following DNA comes from Terriglobales bacterium.
TTTCGTTGGTGTTGCTTGAGCTTGTCCCATGCGGTCGAGGTGGCGTTCAAGAGCATCTACGTGAGCGGACCAGAACCGGCGGAACTGAGCCAGCCAGGCATCCAGCTCCTGAAGTGGTTCAGGTTTCAGCCGGTAGAGGCGGCGCTGTGCGTCCACCGTGGATTCCACGAAACCGGAATCTCTCAGCACTCGCAGGTGCTTTGACACGGTCGGCTGCGGCATACGAAGCTGACGCTCGATCTCTCCCACCGACTGTTGGGCCGAGACCAGGAGGCTCAATATCGCGCGGCGGTTCGGCTCCGCAA
Coding sequences within:
- a CDS encoding metalloregulator ArsR/SmtB family transcription factor, producing the protein AEPNRRAILSLLVSAQQSVGEIERQLRMPQPTVSKHLRVLRDSGFVESTVDAQRRLYRLKPEPLQELDAWLAQFRRFWSAHVDALERHLDRMGQAQATPTKRKTRKKTRPKPRT